A region of the Pseudomonas sp. A34-9 genome:
ATGTGCCGGCCAATGCGGGTCTGGATTTCGCTCATTACAAGCGGTTGGCGCAGATTGCCGAAGCGGCGAAATTCGACGCGCTGTTTGTCGCTGACAGTGTCGCTGCGCCGACCCAGAACATCGCCAGTCGCATGGCGCGCTCCGATCACTTTGAACCGCTGACGTTGCTCTCGGCGCTGAGTGCAGTGACCGAGCACATCGGTCTGATTGCCACGGCGACCACCAGTTACAACGAGCCGTATCACGTGGCGCGTAAATTCGCTTCGCTCGATCATCTGTCGGGTGGGCGCGCGGGGTGGAATCTGGTGACCTCGGACAATGCTGCCGAGGCGCTTAATTTCGGTCGTGACGAACATATCGGCCATGCCGAACGCTACAGCCGAGCGCGCGAATTTCATCAGGTAGTCACCGGGCTTTGGGACAGTTGGGAGGACGATGCGTTTGCGCGCGACAAGGCCAGTGGGGCGTATTACGACCCTTCGAAACTGCATGTGCTGGATCACGTCGGTGAACACTTCAGGGTCAAAGGTCCGCTGAACGTTGCGCGTTCGCCGCAGGGGCAACCGGTGATTGTCCAGGCCGGATCTTCCGAAACCGGTCGCGAACTGGCGGCGCAAACGGCTGAAGTGGTGTTCACCGCGCAAACTTCATTGGCCAGCGCCCAAGCGTTTTACGCTGACCTGAAAGGACGCTTGCCCAAGTTCGCACGCAGCGCTGATTCTCTGAAAATCATGCCCGGCGTTTTCGTGGTTGTCGGCGATACAGAAGCCCAGGCGCAGGAAAAATATGAAACGTTTCAGCAATTAGTCGAACCCGAGGTTGGCGTGGCCTTGCTTGGGCGTATGCTGGGCAACTTCGATTTGTCGAAGTACCCGCTGGACGGGCCGTTACCGGAGTTGCCGCTGACCGAAAGCGGTCAGCAGAGCCGGCAAAAATTGCTCACTGAGCTGGCAGGGCGGGAGAACCTGAGCCTCGCCGGACTCGGACGCAAGATTGCTGGCGGACGTGGGCATTACAGCCTGGTCGGTACGCCCGAGCAGATCGCTGATCGCTTGCAGGAATGGTTCGAACAGGGCGCGGCGGATGGCTTCAACGTGCTGGTGCCGCACTTGCCGGGCGGGCTCGAGGATTTCGCTAATGGCGTGGTCCCGGAACTGCAACGGCGTGGGTTGTTCAGAACTGAATACGAAGGCCGGACATTGCGCCAGAACCTGGGTCTCGCCCGACCCGACAACCGATTTGTGTAACACGCTCGACACCCATTCAAGACAGACAAGAGAGGATTCGATGACTTACACCGCTGCCGAAAACCGCTACGACTCCATCCCTTACCGCCGCG
Encoded here:
- a CDS encoding LLM class flavin-dependent oxidoreductase; its protein translation is MGRQLKLGAFLMATGHHVAAWRHPDVPANAGLDFAHYKRLAQIAEAAKFDALFVADSVAAPTQNIASRMARSDHFEPLTLLSALSAVTEHIGLIATATTSYNEPYHVARKFASLDHLSGGRAGWNLVTSDNAAEALNFGRDEHIGHAERYSRAREFHQVVTGLWDSWEDDAFARDKASGAYYDPSKLHVLDHVGEHFRVKGPLNVARSPQGQPVIVQAGSSETGRELAAQTAEVVFTAQTSLASAQAFYADLKGRLPKFARSADSLKIMPGVFVVVGDTEAQAQEKYETFQQLVEPEVGVALLGRMLGNFDLSKYPLDGPLPELPLTESGQQSRQKLLTELAGRENLSLAGLGRKIAGGRGHYSLVGTPEQIADRLQEWFEQGAADGFNVLVPHLPGGLEDFANGVVPELQRRGLFRTEYEGRTLRQNLGLARPDNRFV